A section of the Enterobacter sp. C2 genome encodes:
- the gntU gene encoding gluconate transporter translates to MGTLTLVLTAVGSVLLLLFLVMKARLHAFIALMVVSIGAGLFSGMPLDAIAKTMEKGMGGTLGFLAIVVALGAMFGKILHETGAVDQIAVRMLKSFGHSRAHYAIGLAGLICALPLFFEVAIVLLISVAFSMARHTGTNLVKLVIPLFAGVAAAAAFLLPGPAPMLLASQMHADFGWMILIGLCAAIPGMLVAGPLWGNFISRYVELHIPDDISEPHLGEGKMPSFGFSLALILLPLVLVGLKTIAARFVEQGSTLYEWLEFIGHPFTAILVACLVAIYGLAYRQGMAKDKVMAICGTALQPAGIILLVIGAGGVFKQVLVDSGVGPALGEALTGMGLPIAITCFVLAAAVRIIQGSATVACLTAVGLVMPVIEQLHFSGAQMAALSICIAGGSIVVSHVNDAGFWLFGKFTGATEAQTLKTWTMMETILGTTGAIVGMIAFSLLS, encoded by the coding sequence GTGGGTACTTTAACGCTTGTTTTGACAGCGGTCGGCTCGGTTTTGCTGCTGCTGTTTTTAGTGATGAAGGCACGTCTTCACGCCTTCATTGCTTTGATGGTGGTTTCTATTGGCGCAGGGCTCTTTTCCGGCATGCCGCTCGACGCCATTGCCAAAACCATGGAAAAAGGCATGGGCGGCACGCTGGGCTTTCTCGCGATAGTGGTCGCGCTGGGAGCCATGTTCGGCAAAATTCTGCATGAGACCGGCGCGGTGGATCAGATCGCGGTCAGGATGCTGAAATCCTTCGGCCACAGCCGGGCGCACTATGCCATCGGCCTTGCGGGGCTGATCTGTGCGCTGCCGCTCTTCTTTGAAGTGGCGATTGTGCTGCTGATCAGCGTCGCCTTCTCCATGGCGCGCCATACGGGCACTAACCTGGTCAAGCTGGTCATCCCGCTCTTTGCCGGGGTTGCGGCGGCGGCGGCCTTTCTGCTGCCGGGGCCTGCACCCATGCTGCTGGCGTCTCAGATGCACGCCGACTTTGGCTGGATGATCCTGATCGGCCTCTGCGCGGCGATCCCAGGCATGCTGGTTGCCGGGCCGCTGTGGGGCAACTTTATCAGCCGCTACGTTGAGCTGCATATTCCGGATGATATCAGCGAGCCGCATCTCGGCGAAGGCAAGATGCCGTCGTTCGGTTTCAGCCTGGCGCTGATCCTGCTGCCGCTGGTGCTGGTCGGCCTGAAAACCATCGCCGCCCGCTTCGTTGAGCAGGGCTCTACGCTCTACGAGTGGCTGGAGTTTATCGGCCATCCGTTTACCGCCATCCTGGTGGCGTGCCTGGTCGCCATCTACGGCCTGGCGTATCGTCAGGGCATGGCGAAAGACAAGGTGATGGCGATCTGCGGCACGGCGTTGCAGCCAGCGGGCATTATTCTGCTGGTGATCGGTGCAGGCGGCGTCTTTAAGCAGGTGCTGGTGGATTCCGGCGTGGGCCCGGCCCTGGGCGAAGCGTTGACCGGCATGGGCCTGCCTATTGCTATCACCTGCTTCGTGCTGGCGGCAGCGGTACGTATTATTCAGGGGTCGGCAACGGTGGCCTGTTTGACCGCGGTGGGTCTGGTGATGCCGGTGATTGAGCAGCTGCACTTCTCTGGCGCACAGATGGCTGCGCTGTCGATCTGCATCGCGGGCGGCTCTATCGTGGTTAGCCACGTCAACGATGCTGGCTTCTGGCTGTTCGGTAAGTTTACCGGCGCAACCGAAGCACAGACGCTGAAGACGTGGACGATGATGGAAACCATCCTCGGCACCACGGGCGCGATTGTCGGGATGATTGCCTTCTCGCTGCTAAGCTAA
- the glgX gene encoding glycogen debranching protein GlgX produces MTKLAAGKPAPPGAHYEGNGVNFTLFSANAERVELCLFDDEGNEQRYDLPARSGDVWHGFLERARPGLRYGYRVHGPWDPAAGHRFNPAKLLVDPCAHRVEGEAIDHPLFHSGFDTPDPHDNAGIALKSVVVNEAFDWEDDAPPRNAWGKTVIYEAHVKGLTYLHPDIPEAIRGTYRALGHPVMIAYFKRLGITALELLPVAHFASEPRLQRLGLSNYWGYNPLAMFALDPRYASDPDRAQQEFCEAVKALHKAGIEVILDIVLNHSAEVDLEGPTFSLRGIDNRSYYWIRDNGDYANWTGCGNTLNLSHPGVVEYAHQCLRHWVETYHIDGFRFDLATVMGRTPHFDACAPLFEAIKNDPLLSAVKLIAEPWDVGEGGYQVGNFPPLFAEWNDQFRDASRRFWLATDLSLGRFATRFAGSGDVFRRSGRLPAASINLVTAHDGFTLRDCVCFNHKHNEANGEENRDGTNNNHSNNHGTEGLGGSLYVIERRRDSVHALLVTLLLSQGTPMLLAGDEQGHSQHGNNNAYCQDNALTWLDWEKANDGLTTFVATLIHLRQQVPALTQNAWWEEGDGNVSWLNKDAQPLSVQEWEHGPGRLQILLSDRFLITLNNTDEVTEIVLPDGEWRAVPPFAGEDNPVVMAVWHGPAHGVCVFRRS; encoded by the coding sequence ATGACGAAGCTGGCGGCAGGTAAGCCTGCGCCACCTGGCGCGCATTACGAGGGCAACGGCGTGAACTTCACGCTCTTCTCGGCAAACGCAGAGCGAGTTGAGCTCTGTCTCTTTGACGATGAAGGGAATGAACAGCGCTACGACCTGCCTGCCCGCAGCGGCGACGTCTGGCATGGTTTTCTGGAGAGGGCGCGTCCCGGTTTGCGCTATGGCTACCGGGTGCATGGCCCCTGGGATCCCGCGGCGGGCCACCGCTTTAACCCGGCAAAACTGCTGGTTGACCCTTGCGCCCATCGCGTAGAGGGAGAGGCTATCGATCATCCGCTTTTTCACAGTGGCTTTGATACGCCCGATCCGCACGACAACGCGGGGATTGCGTTAAAGAGCGTGGTCGTTAACGAGGCGTTTGACTGGGAAGATGACGCCCCGCCGCGTAACGCCTGGGGCAAAACGGTGATCTATGAGGCCCATGTTAAGGGGCTGACGTATCTGCATCCGGACATTCCAGAGGCGATACGCGGCACCTACCGGGCCCTCGGCCACCCGGTGATGATCGCTTACTTTAAACGGCTGGGGATCACGGCTCTGGAGCTGCTGCCGGTGGCGCATTTCGCCAGCGAGCCGCGCCTGCAGCGGCTGGGCTTGAGCAACTACTGGGGCTACAACCCGCTGGCGATGTTTGCCCTCGATCCGCGCTACGCCAGCGATCCTGACCGCGCTCAGCAAGAGTTTTGCGAGGCGGTCAAAGCGCTGCACAAAGCCGGTATTGAGGTGATCCTCGATATCGTATTGAACCACAGCGCCGAGGTCGATCTTGAAGGGCCGACCTTCTCCCTGCGCGGAATCGATAACCGTAGCTATTATTGGATCAGAGATAATGGCGATTACGCCAACTGGACCGGCTGCGGCAACACCCTGAACCTGAGCCATCCTGGCGTAGTGGAGTATGCGCACCAGTGCCTGCGGCATTGGGTAGAGACCTACCACATCGACGGTTTCCGCTTCGATTTGGCGACGGTGATGGGGCGCACGCCGCACTTTGATGCCTGTGCGCCGCTGTTCGAGGCGATAAAAAACGATCCGCTGCTCTCGGCGGTGAAGCTCATTGCCGAGCCGTGGGACGTGGGTGAAGGCGGTTACCAGGTGGGTAACTTCCCGCCGCTGTTTGCTGAGTGGAACGATCAGTTTCGTGATGCCTCCCGCCGTTTTTGGCTGGCGACGGATCTCTCTCTGGGCCGATTTGCCACGCGCTTTGCCGGTTCAGGGGATGTGTTCAGACGCAGCGGGCGTCTTCCCGCCGCGTCGATTAACCTGGTGACGGCGCACGACGGTTTCACGCTACGCGACTGCGTTTGCTTTAACCATAAGCACAACGAGGCCAACGGCGAAGAGAATCGCGACGGCACTAACAATAATCACAGCAATAATCATGGTACAGAGGGATTAGGCGGATCGTTGTATGTGATTGAGCGGCGGCGAGACAGTGTCCATGCCCTACTGGTCACGCTGCTGCTGTCACAAGGTACGCCAATGCTGCTGGCGGGTGATGAACAGGGACATAGCCAGCATGGTAACAATAATGCCTATTGCCAGGACAACGCGCTGACCTGGCTTGATTGGGAAAAGGCAAATGACGGATTAACCACCTTCGTGGCCACCTTAATCCATCTTCGCCAGCAGGTCCCGGCATTAACGCAGAATGCCTGGTGGGAAGAGGGTGACGGTAACGTCAGCTGGCTGAACAAGGATGCCCAGCCTTTAAGCGTGCAGGAGTGGGAGCATGGGCCAGGCCGTCTGCAAATCCTGCTTTCAGACCGTTTCCTGATTACGCTGAACAATACGGATGAGGTTACAGAGATTGTATTACCCGACGGGGAATGGCGCGCCGTTCCTCCATTTGCCGGTGAGGATAATCCGGTGGTAATGGCTGTCTGGCATGGGCCCGCGCATGGAGTATGCGTTTTTCGAAGGTCATAA
- the glgC gene encoding glucose-1-phosphate adenylyltransferase — MVRLDKNDPLMLARQLPLKSVALILAGGRGTRLKDLTTTRAKPAVHFGGKFRIIDFALSNCLNSGIRRIGVITQYQSHTLVQHIQRGWSFFSEEMNEFVDLLPAQQRLHGENWYRGTADAVTQNLDIIRRYNAEYVVILAGDHIYKQDYSRMLIDHVEKGARCTVACLPVPKAEATAFGVMAVDENEKVIDFVEKPANPPTMPGDDTKSLASMGIYIFDAEYLYELLEEDDKDENSNHDFGKDIIPKVTKSGEAFAHAFPHSCVQSDPDAEPYWRDVGTLEAYWKANLDLASVTPELDMYDQNWPIRTHMESLPPAKFVQDRSGSHGMTLNSLVSGGCIISGSVVVQSVLFPRVRVNSFCNIDSSVLLPDVWVGRSCRLRRCVIDRACKIPEGMVIGENAEEDARRFYRSEEGIVLVTREMLSKLKE, encoded by the coding sequence ATGGTTAGATTAGATAAAAACGATCCGCTAATGTTAGCGCGCCAGCTGCCATTAAAATCTGTAGCCCTGATCCTGGCAGGAGGGCGTGGCACACGTCTCAAAGACTTGACCACTACACGCGCCAAGCCTGCGGTACACTTTGGCGGCAAGTTCCGTATTATCGATTTTGCGCTCTCCAACTGTCTTAACTCCGGTATCCGTCGTATCGGCGTGATCACCCAGTATCAGTCGCACACCCTGGTACAGCATATCCAGCGCGGCTGGTCCTTCTTTAGCGAAGAGATGAATGAGTTTGTCGATCTCCTTCCCGCCCAGCAGCGCTTACACGGTGAAAACTGGTATCGCGGCACGGCGGATGCGGTCACCCAGAACCTTGACATCATTCGCCGCTACAACGCGGAGTACGTTGTCATCCTCGCGGGCGATCACATCTATAAGCAGGACTACTCGCGCATGCTGATCGACCACGTTGAGAAGGGCGCACGCTGTACCGTCGCCTGCCTGCCGGTACCAAAAGCAGAAGCAACGGCGTTCGGCGTGATGGCGGTAGATGAAAACGAAAAAGTCATCGATTTCGTCGAGAAGCCAGCCAATCCGCCGACGATGCCAGGGGATGACACCAAGTCTCTGGCGAGCATGGGGATCTATATTTTCGACGCAGAGTATCTCTATGAGCTGCTTGAGGAAGATGACAAGGATGAGAACTCTAATCACGATTTCGGGAAGGATATTATCCCGAAGGTGACAAAATCTGGCGAGGCCTTTGCCCATGCCTTCCCGCACTCTTGCGTGCAGTCGGATCCAGACGCCGAGCCTTACTGGCGCGACGTGGGAACCCTGGAGGCGTACTGGAAGGCTAACCTCGATCTTGCCTCCGTAACACCCGAACTGGATATGTACGATCAAAATTGGCCTATCCGAACCCACATGGAATCGCTACCGCCTGCTAAATTTGTACAGGATAGATCCGGTAGCCATGGGATGACGCTTAATTCGCTGGTGTCGGGGGGCTGCATTATCTCCGGTTCGGTGGTGGTGCAGTCGGTGCTGTTCCCGCGTGTGCGCGTTAACTCATTCTGCAATATCGACTCGTCGGTTCTGCTGCCGGATGTTTGGGTAGGACGTTCGTGCCGCCTGCGCCGCTGCGTTATTGACCGCGCCTGTAAAATACCTGAGGGCATGGTCATTGGTGAAAATGCAGAAGAGGATGCCCGTCGGTTCTACCGTTCAGAAGAAGGCATTGTGCTGGTCACGCGTGAGATGTTAAGCAAATTAAAAGAGTGA
- the asd gene encoding aspartate-semialdehyde dehydrogenase, which yields MKNVGFIGWRGMVGSVLMQRMVEEHDFDAIRPVFFSTSQLGQPAPTFGTGAAGTLQDAFDLEALKALDIIVTCQGGDYTNEIYPKLRESGWQGYWIDAASSLRMKDDAIIILDPVNQDVITQGLNSGVKTFVGGNCTVSLMLMSLGGLFAENLVDWVSVATYQAASGGGARHMRELLAQMGQLHSHVAGELADPASAILDIERKVTTLSRSGELPVDNFGVPLAGSLIPWIDKQLDNGQSREEWKGQAETNKILNTDLVIPVDGLCVRVGALRCHSQAFTIKLKRDVSIPTVESLLAAHNQWAKVVPNDREITMRELTPAAVTGTLTTPVGRLRKLNMGPEYLSAFTVGDQLLWGAAEPLRRMLRQLA from the coding sequence ATGAAAAATGTTGGTTTTATCGGCTGGCGCGGTATGGTCGGCTCTGTACTCATGCAACGCATGGTAGAAGAGCACGACTTCGATGCCATTCGCCCCGTCTTCTTCTCTACGTCCCAGCTTGGCCAGCCAGCACCGACCTTCGGTACAGGCGCGGCGGGCACGCTGCAGGACGCATTTGATCTGGAGGCGCTGAAGGCACTCGACATTATTGTCACCTGCCAGGGCGGCGATTATACCAATGAAATCTATCCAAAGCTTCGTGAAAGCGGCTGGCAGGGTTACTGGATCGACGCGGCCTCCTCGCTGCGCATGAAAGATGACGCCATCATCATTCTCGACCCGGTGAACCAGGACGTCATTACCCAGGGCCTGAACAGCGGTGTGAAAACCTTTGTCGGCGGTAACTGCACCGTTAGCCTGATGCTGATGTCGCTGGGTGGCCTGTTTGCCGAGAACCTGGTGGATTGGGTTTCGGTTGCTACCTACCAGGCGGCCTCCGGCGGCGGCGCGCGCCACATGCGTGAGCTGCTGGCGCAGATGGGCCAGCTGCACAGCCACGTTGCGGGCGAGCTGGCGGATCCGGCCTCGGCTATCCTCGATATCGAGCGTAAAGTCACGACGCTCTCCCGCAGCGGCGAGCTGCCGGTTGATAACTTCGGCGTACCGCTGGCGGGCAGCCTGATCCCGTGGATTGATAAACAGCTTGATAACGGCCAGAGCCGTGAAGAGTGGAAGGGTCAGGCAGAGACCAACAAGATCCTCAATACCGACCTGGTTATTCCGGTGGATGGCCTCTGCGTGCGCGTGGGTGCGCTGCGCTGCCACAGCCAGGCCTTTACCATCAAGCTGAAGAGAGATGTCTCTATCCCGACCGTTGAGTCTCTGCTGGCGGCCCACAATCAGTGGGCGAAAGTGGTGCCGAACGACCGTGAGATCACCATGCGTGAGCTGACCCCGGCGGCGGTAACCGGCACGCTGACTACCCCGGTTGGCCGTCTGCGCAAGCTCAACATGGGGCCGGAGTATCTCTCCGCCTTCACCGTCGGCGATCAGCTATTGTGGGGAGCCGCCGAGCCGCTACGACGGATGCTGCGCCAGCTGGCGTAA
- a CDS encoding YhgN family NAAT transporter: protein MNDILSIAVLLILIMDPLGNLPIFMSVLKHTEPKRRRAIMIRELLIALLLMLIFLFAGEKILSFLNLRAETVSISGGIILFLIAIKMIFPSPEGGSYGMPAGEEPFIVPLAIPLVAGPTLLATLMLLSHQYPNQMGHLVIALMLAWGGTVAILLQSTLFLRLLGEKGVNALERLMGLVLVMLATQMFLDGIRVWMKG, encoded by the coding sequence ATGAATGATATCCTCTCCATCGCGGTGCTGTTGATCCTGATTATGGATCCGCTTGGCAACCTGCCTATCTTTATGTCGGTGTTGAAGCATACCGAGCCGAAACGCCGACGGGCGATTATGATCCGCGAGCTGCTGATTGCCCTGCTGCTGATGCTGATTTTCCTTTTTGCCGGCGAGAAGATCCTCTCATTCCTTAACCTGCGTGCCGAGACCGTCTCTATCTCCGGCGGCATTATCCTGTTCTTAATCGCCATTAAGATGATCTTCCCCAGCCCCGAGGGTGGCAGCTACGGCATGCCCGCCGGTGAAGAGCCGTTCATTGTACCGCTGGCGATCCCGCTGGTGGCGGGCCCCACTCTGCTCGCCACGCTAATGCTGCTTTCGCACCAGTATCCGAATCAGATGGGCCATCTGGTGATCGCCCTGATGCTGGCGTGGGGCGGCACGGTGGCGATTCTGCTACAGTCGACGCTGTTTTTACGCCTGCTCGGTGAGAAAGGGGTTAACGCGCTGGAGCGTCTGATGGGACTGGTGCTGGTCATGCTGGCAACCCAGATGTTCCTGGACGGCATTCGGGTGTGGATGAAGGGATAA
- the glgB gene encoding 1,4-alpha-glucan branching enzyme, producing the protein MSSLVDRDVINALIAGHFADPFSVLGMHRTNAGLEVRALLPDATEVWVIETKTGRKLARLECLDSRGFFAGIIQRRKNPFRYQLAVHWHDHANLIDDPYRFGPLIQDLDAWLLSEGTHLRPYETLGAHADTMDGVTGTKFSVWAPNAQRVSVVGEFNYWDGRRHPMRLRKESGIWELFIPGVQNGQIYKFEMIDANGNLRIKADPYAFEAQMRPETASMICGLPEKVEQTEERKRANEFDQPISIYEVHLGSWRRHTDNNFWLSYRELAEQLVPYAKWMGFTHLELMPINEHPFDGSWGYQPTGLYAPTRRFGTRDDFRYFIKAAHAAGLNVILDWVPGHFPSDEFGLAEFDGTDLYEHSDPREGYHQDWNTLIYNYGRREVSNYLVGNALYWVERFGIDALRVDAVASMIYRDYSRKEGEWIPNEFGGRENLEAIEFLRSTNRKLGEQVPGAVSMAEESTDFPGVSRPSDNGGLGFWYKWNLGWMHDTLDYFKLDPIYRQYHHDKLTFGMIYNYTENFVLPLSHDEVVHGKKSILDRMPGDAWQKFANLRAYYGWMWAFPGKKLLFMGNEFAQGREWNHDSSLDWHLLEGGDNWHHGVQRLVRDLNTTYRHHKALHELDFDGYGFEWLVVDDSQRSVFVFVRRDKDGNEIIVASNFTPEPRHEYRFGINQPGRWREVLNTDSMHYHGSNAGNYGSVHSDAIPSHGRDNSLSLTLPPLSTIWLVREGE; encoded by the coding sequence ATGTCCAGTCTTGTCGATAGAGACGTGATTAACGCGCTAATAGCAGGCCATTTTGCGGATCCCTTTTCCGTACTCGGTATGCACCGCACCAATGCCGGGCTGGAAGTCCGCGCGTTGCTGCCTGACGCCACCGAAGTGTGGGTTATCGAAACGAAAACCGGACGCAAGCTGGCCAGGCTAGAGTGCCTTGATTCACGTGGCTTCTTTGCCGGTATCATTCAACGCCGTAAAAATCCTTTCCGCTACCAGCTTGCCGTTCACTGGCACGATCACGCTAATCTGATAGACGATCCTTACCGCTTTGGTCCTCTCATTCAGGACTTAGATGCCTGGCTGCTGTCAGAGGGCACGCACCTGCGGCCGTATGAAACCCTGGGTGCGCACGCCGATACCATGGACGGCGTGACCGGTACCAAATTCTCCGTCTGGGCACCGAATGCCCAACGCGTCTCGGTAGTAGGCGAATTTAACTACTGGGATGGCCGTCGCCATCCCATGCGCCTGCGCAAAGAGTCCGGCATCTGGGAGCTGTTTATCCCGGGCGTGCAGAATGGGCAGATCTACAAATTCGAGATGATCGACGCCAACGGTAATCTGCGCATTAAGGCCGACCCGTATGCTTTCGAGGCGCAGATGCGCCCGGAAACCGCCTCCATGATCTGCGGCCTGCCGGAAAAGGTCGAGCAGACCGAAGAGCGCAAGCGAGCCAACGAGTTTGACCAGCCGATCTCTATCTATGAGGTGCATCTCGGCTCATGGCGTCGCCATACCGACAATAACTTCTGGCTGAGCTACCGCGAGCTGGCAGAGCAACTGGTTCCCTACGCCAAGTGGATGGGCTTTACTCACTTAGAGCTGATGCCGATCAACGAGCATCCGTTTGATGGCAGCTGGGGCTATCAGCCAACGGGGCTCTATGCGCCGACTCGCCGCTTCGGCACGCGGGATGACTTCCGCTACTTTATCAAGGCTGCCCATGCGGCGGGTCTGAACGTGATCCTTGACTGGGTGCCAGGCCACTTCCCGTCGGATGAATTCGGCCTCGCTGAGTTTGATGGAACCGATCTCTATGAGCATAGCGATCCGCGCGAGGGCTACCATCAGGACTGGAACACGCTGATCTATAACTATGGTCGCCGTGAGGTCAGTAACTATCTGGTGGGTAACGCGCTCTACTGGGTTGAGCGCTTTGGTATTGACGCCCTGCGCGTCGATGCGGTGGCTTCTATGATCTACCGTGACTACAGCCGCAAAGAGGGGGAGTGGATCCCCAACGAGTTTGGCGGTCGCGAGAACCTTGAGGCCATCGAATTCCTGCGTAGCACCAACCGCAAGCTGGGCGAGCAGGTGCCAGGGGCGGTGAGCATGGCTGAAGAGTCCACCGATTTTCCAGGCGTATCGCGGCCATCGGATAACGGTGGGCTGGGCTTCTGGTACAAGTGGAACCTGGGCTGGATGCATGACACCCTCGACTACTTCAAGCTCGATCCCATCTACCGTCAGTATCATCACGATAAGCTGACGTTCGGGATGATTTACAACTACACCGAGAATTTCGTCCTGCCGCTGTCGCATGATGAAGTCGTGCATGGCAAAAAATCGATTCTTGACCGCATGCCGGGTGATGCATGGCAGAAGTTTGCCAATCTGCGCGCCTACTACGGCTGGATGTGGGCCTTCCCGGGTAAAAAACTGCTCTTTATGGGCAACGAGTTTGCTCAGGGCCGTGAGTGGAACCACGACAGCAGCCTTGACTGGCATCTGCTGGAGGGCGGCGATAACTGGCACCACGGCGTTCAGCGGCTGGTGCGCGATCTCAACACCACCTACCGTCACCATAAAGCGCTGCACGAACTCGATTTCGATGGCTACGGTTTCGAATGGCTGGTGGTCGACGATAGCCAGCGTTCGGTGTTTGTGTTCGTACGCCGGGACAAAGACGGAAATGAAATTATCGTGGCCAGCAACTTTACGCCAGAGCCGCGCCATGAATACCGTTTTGGCATCAATCAGCCGGGCCGCTGGCGTGAGGTACTGAACACGGATTCAATGCACTATCACGGCAGCAACGCTGGGAATTACGGCAGCGTGCACAGTGATGCCATCCCGAGCCACGGTCGCGATAACTCGCTCAGCCTGACGCTGCCGCCGCTCTCTACCATCTGGTTGGTGAGGGAGGGTGAATGA
- the glgA gene encoding glycogen synthase GlgA, translating to MQVLHVCSEMFPLLKTGGLADVLGALPAAQIAGGVDTRVLLPAFPDIRRGITDAKVVSRRETFAGHITLLYGHYNGVGIYLIDAPHLYDRPGSPYHDTNLFAYTDNVLRFALLGWVGSEMACGLDPFWRPDIVHAHDWHAGLAPAYLAARGHPAKSVFTVHNLAYQGMFYAHHMSEIDLPLSFFSVNGVEFNGQLSFLKAGLYFADHITAVSPTYAREITEPQFAYGMEGLLRQRHAEGRLSGILNGVDEQIWDPATDLLLASRFTRDSLEDKAENKRQLQIAMGLKVDEKIPLFAVVSRLTSQKGLDLVLEALPGLLEQGGQLALLGAGDPVLQEGFLAAAAEHPGQVGVQIGYHEAFSHRIMGGADVILVPSRFEPCGLTQLYGLKYGTLPLVRRTGGLADTVSDSSLENLADGIASGFVFEDSNAWSLLRAIRRAFVLWSRPSLWRFVQRQAMNMDFSWQVAAQSYRDLYYRLK from the coding sequence ATGCAGGTTTTACATGTATGTTCTGAGATGTTCCCGTTGCTCAAGACCGGTGGTCTGGCAGATGTACTTGGTGCACTCCCTGCGGCGCAAATAGCCGGTGGTGTTGATACTCGCGTACTGCTGCCGGCATTCCCTGATATTCGGCGCGGTATTACTGATGCGAAAGTGGTGTCCCGACGAGAGACCTTTGCCGGACACATCACGCTGCTCTACGGCCACTATAACGGCGTGGGTATCTATCTGATTGATGCCCCACACCTCTATGACCGTCCCGGCAGCCCGTATCACGATACGAATCTGTTTGCCTATACCGACAACGTGCTGCGTTTCGCCCTGCTCGGTTGGGTAGGCAGCGAGATGGCCTGCGGTCTCGATCCGTTCTGGCGTCCGGACATTGTCCATGCCCACGACTGGCATGCCGGGCTGGCCCCTGCCTACCTTGCCGCGCGTGGCCATCCGGCGAAGTCCGTGTTTACCGTGCATAATTTAGCCTACCAGGGTATGTTTTATGCTCATCACATGAGTGAAATAGATCTGCCACTGTCATTCTTTAGTGTTAATGGCGTAGAGTTTAACGGCCAGCTCTCGTTCCTCAAGGCGGGGCTCTATTTTGCCGATCACATTACGGCGGTCAGCCCGACCTATGCGCGGGAGATCACCGAGCCGCAGTTTGCCTACGGCATGGAAGGACTGCTGCGCCAGCGCCACGCAGAGGGCCGCCTCTCGGGGATCCTCAACGGCGTTGATGAGCAGATCTGGGATCCGGCAACCGACCTGCTGCTGGCGTCGCGCTTTACCCGCGACTCGCTGGAAGATAAGGCGGAAAACAAGCGCCAGCTGCAAATTGCGATGGGTCTAAAGGTTGATGAGAAGATCCCGCTCTTTGCCGTCGTCAGCCGCCTGACCAGTCAGAAAGGACTGGATCTGGTGCTGGAGGCGCTGCCGGGCCTGCTGGAGCAGGGCGGACAGCTGGCCCTGCTGGGCGCAGGCGATCCGGTGCTGCAGGAGGGTTTCCTGGCCGCCGCCGCCGAGCATCCGGGGCAGGTAGGGGTTCAGATCGGCTATCACGAAGCCTTCTCGCACCGCATTATGGGCGGCGCGGATGTGATTCTGGTACCGAGCCGCTTTGAGCCGTGCGGCCTGACGCAGCTCTACGGATTGAAGTACGGCACGCTGCCGTTGGTGCGGCGTACCGGTGGGCTGGCTGACACCGTATCAGACAGCTCGCTCGAGAACCTGGCGGACGGTATCGCCAGCGGATTTGTGTTTGAAGATAGCAACGCCTGGTCGCTGCTTAGGGCAATAAGGCGTGCTTTTGTGCTGTGGTCCCGACCTTCGCTGTGGCGCTTTGTTCAGCGTCAGGCGATGAATATGGATTTTAGCTGGCAGGTTGCCGCTCAGTCCTATCGGGATCTCTATTATCGGTTGAAGTAG